The proteins below are encoded in one region of Metabacillus dongyingensis:
- the qoxB gene encoding cytochrome aa3 quinol oxidase subunit I, whose translation MKWDEFIVTGDPLILGAQISILLTSIAVVFVLTYFKKWKWLWTEWITTVDHKKLGIMYIIAAILMLFRGGVDALLMRVQLTLPESEFLNAQHYNEIFTTHGTIMIIFMAMPFLIGLMNVVVPLQIGARDVAYPYLNSLSFWTFFVGAMLFNISFVIGGSPDAGWTSYTPLAGAEASPGPGQNYYLLGLQIAGIGTLLTGINFMVTILKMRAPGMTLMRMPMFTWTSLITCLIIVFAFPVLTVALALMSFDRLFGTAFFTLENGGMPMLWANLFWIWGHPEVYIVILPAFGIFSEIISTFARKTLFGYKAMVISIVAISGLSFVVWVHHFFTMGSGALVNSFFSITTMAIAIPTGVKIFNWLFTLYKGRIRFTVPMLWSLAFIPNFVIGGVTGVMLAMAAADYQYHNTYFLIAHFHYVLIAGTVFACFAGLIFWYPKMFGHKLNERIGKVSFWLFTIGFNICFFPMYFLGLAGMPRRISTYGAADGWTGLNVVASIGAAGMALGFVVLVYNIYYSFRYSPREQTGDAWDGRTLEWATTTMIPPHYNFAVTPEVKGLDAFWHMKMEEKETGKKKEVEYKPIHMPNYSGRPFIMSVFFGISGFALVFHWWIPAIAGLIGIFACMILRSFEQDHGFYVSVDEIKETEQKISV comes from the coding sequence ATGAAATGGGATGAATTTATTGTAACCGGCGATCCGTTGATTTTAGGAGCGCAAATCTCAATTTTACTAACTTCGATTGCCGTTGTTTTCGTACTCACTTATTTTAAAAAGTGGAAATGGCTCTGGACAGAATGGATTACAACTGTCGACCATAAGAAGCTTGGAATTATGTACATCATTGCTGCAATTCTGATGCTGTTCCGCGGAGGGGTTGATGCGCTGCTTATGCGTGTTCAGCTTACGCTTCCGGAATCAGAGTTTTTAAATGCACAGCATTATAATGAAATTTTTACAACACACGGAACGATTATGATTATCTTTATGGCGATGCCGTTCCTGATTGGATTAATGAACGTTGTTGTTCCTCTGCAAATTGGAGCTCGCGATGTGGCATACCCATATCTTAACTCATTAAGTTTCTGGACATTCTTTGTTGGTGCCATGCTGTTTAACATCTCATTTGTTATTGGCGGATCACCTGATGCAGGCTGGACGAGCTACACGCCTCTCGCTGGAGCAGAAGCAAGTCCCGGACCTGGACAGAACTATTACCTCCTCGGTCTTCAGATTGCCGGGATCGGTACACTTTTGACAGGTATTAACTTTATGGTCACGATCTTGAAGATGCGTGCACCGGGTATGACGCTTATGCGCATGCCGATGTTTACTTGGACATCTTTAATCACTTGTTTGATTATCGTGTTCGCTTTCCCAGTATTAACGGTTGCACTTGCATTGATGTCGTTTGACCGATTATTCGGAACAGCGTTCTTCACCCTTGAGAATGGCGGTATGCCAATGCTATGGGCAAACTTGTTCTGGATTTGGGGACATCCAGAAGTTTACATTGTTATCTTGCCGGCATTCGGTATTTTCTCAGAAATTATTTCGACGTTTGCAAGAAAAACCTTGTTCGGCTACAAAGCAATGGTTATCTCCATCGTAGCGATCTCTGGGTTGAGCTTTGTCGTTTGGGTCCATCACTTCTTTACAATGGGTTCAGGAGCGCTTGTTAACTCATTCTTCTCGATTACGACAATGGCGATTGCCATACCGACAGGTGTTAAAATCTTTAACTGGCTCTTCACGCTTTATAAAGGAAGAATCAGATTTACTGTACCAATGCTTTGGTCACTTGCGTTTATTCCAAACTTCGTAATCGGCGGGGTAACAGGGGTTATGCTTGCGATGGCTGCAGCAGATTATCAGTATCATAATACGTACTTCCTAATTGCACATTTCCATTACGTATTAATTGCTGGTACTGTATTTGCATGTTTTGCCGGATTAATTTTCTGGTATCCAAAAATGTTTGGTCATAAATTGAACGAAAGAATCGGTAAAGTAAGCTTCTGGCTCTTTACAATCGGTTTTAATATTTGCTTCTTCCCAATGTATTTCCTAGGTTTAGCAGGTATGCCTCGCCGTATCTCAACGTACGGTGCGGCAGACGGCTGGACTGGGCTGAATGTTGTTGCATCTATTGGTGCAGCAGGAATGGCATTAGGATTCGTTGTTCTTGTTTATAACATCTACTACAGCTTCCGTTACTCACCGCGTGAGCAAACAGGAGATGCATGGGATGGACGTACGCTTGAATGGGCTACAACAACAATGATTCCGCCTCACTATAACTTTGCGGTTACACCTGAGGTTAAGGGTCTTGATGCATTCTGGCATATGAAAATGGAAGAAAAAGAAACAGGCAAGAAAAAAGAAGTAGAATACAAACCGATTCACATGCCTAACTACTCGGGCAGACCGTTTATCATGTCTGTGTTCTTCGGCATCAGCGGTTTCGCACTAGTTTTCCACTGGTGGATTCCGGCAATTGCAGGTTTAATTGGAATTTTCGCTTGCATGATTCTTCGCTCGTTTGAACAGGATCATGGTTTCTATGTAAGTGTTGACGAAATAAAAGAAACAGAACAAAAAATATCTGTGTAA
- the nfsA gene encoding oxygen-insensitive NADPH nitroreductase, translating to MNQIIDTILSHRSIRKFEEKPLSDEQIKTIIECAQAASTSSFIQAYSIIGVKNPAAKQRLAELAGNQSYVARNGHFFIFCADLHRHEVLAEMEGVNLDETLESTEKFMVAAIDASLAAQNAVIAAESMGLGAVYIGGLRNSLNEVSELLKTPNRVVPLFGLAVGYPAQNPDKKPRIQTEHIYHEEAYESDSGKYIRQLEDYNRVISSYYHERTDGMRTDTWTSQMAAMLSKPTRMYMKEFVESKGFNKR from the coding sequence ATGAACCAAATAATTGACACGATTTTATCCCATCGCTCTATTCGAAAATTTGAAGAAAAACCGCTCAGCGATGAACAAATCAAAACAATCATTGAATGCGCCCAGGCGGCTTCGACTTCTAGTTTTATACAAGCGTATTCCATAATTGGCGTGAAGAATCCAGCAGCTAAACAGAGATTGGCAGAGCTTGCAGGCAATCAGTCTTATGTCGCTCGGAACGGACACTTCTTTATTTTTTGCGCAGATTTGCACCGTCACGAAGTATTGGCTGAGATGGAAGGCGTGAACTTAGATGAAACGCTCGAGAGCACAGAGAAATTCATGGTGGCTGCAATAGATGCCTCGCTTGCAGCACAAAATGCAGTCATTGCAGCTGAATCGATGGGACTTGGCGCCGTTTATATCGGAGGATTGCGAAACAGTTTAAACGAGGTCTCAGAGCTCCTTAAAACACCAAACAGAGTCGTGCCTCTTTTTGGACTTGCTGTTGGGTATCCGGCCCAAAATCCGGATAAAAAGCCAAGAATCCAGACGGAACATATATACCACGAAGAAGCTTACGAATCTGACAGCGGAAAATATATCAGGCAATTAGAAGACTATAATCGCGTCATCTCTTCCTATTACCATGAACGGACTGATGGAATGAGAACGGATACTTGGACAAGTCAAATGGCAGCCATGCTTTCTAAGCCGACGAGAATGTATATGAAAGAGTTTGTTGAATCAAAAGGGTTTAATAAAAGATAA
- a CDS encoding type 1 glutamine amidotransferase domain-containing protein, which translates to MAEKILVVVTTADKITDEHKTGLWLSEFAEPYEEFTGHGYEVTVASPKGGDVPLDPGSLEGVEQDKWSEPISRLKETQMLDDIQADEYAAIFLPGGHGTMFDFPSNKKLQELLVHFAESDKVIGAVCHGPAGFVGPVLSNGKPLVEGKRLTGFTNEEEADTKLDQYMPFLLETKLTELGAEFVTTPKFTEHVEVDGKLVTGQNPQSSINAAKEFVRVLSK; encoded by the coding sequence ATGGCAGAAAAAATTTTAGTCGTTGTGACCACTGCAGATAAAATTACAGATGAACATAAAACAGGCCTTTGGCTGTCAGAATTTGCTGAACCGTATGAGGAATTTACCGGGCATGGTTATGAGGTAACTGTAGCAAGTCCTAAAGGAGGAGATGTTCCTCTCGATCCCGGCAGCTTAGAAGGCGTGGAACAAGATAAATGGTCAGAGCCCATCAGCAGGCTGAAAGAAACTCAGATGCTGGATGACATTCAAGCAGATGAGTATGCAGCTATATTCCTTCCTGGCGGTCATGGAACCATGTTTGATTTCCCTTCTAATAAAAAACTGCAGGAGCTGCTCGTGCATTTTGCAGAATCTGATAAAGTCATTGGCGCTGTCTGCCACGGTCCTGCTGGTTTCGTTGGCCCTGTCCTTTCAAATGGAAAACCATTAGTGGAAGGCAAACGATTAACTGGATTTACAAATGAAGAAGAAGCGGACACCAAATTGGATCAATACATGCCTTTTCTTTTAGAAACAAAGCTTACAGAACTTGGTGCAGAATTTGTGACCACTCCAAAATTTACTGAGCATGTAGAAGTAGACGGTAAGCTGGTTACTGGTCAAAATCCGCAATCAAGTATAAATGCGGCAAAAGAATTTGTCAGAGTTTTATCAAAATAA
- the qoxD gene encoding cytochrome aa3 quinol oxidase subunit IV: MATNQQKTAEGHNHFPWSHVIGFISSIVLTLVALWLGLYTDFALSVKIAVVFTLAFLQAGIQLFMFMHMTESESGNVQVVNTAFAIFVAVVTVLGSVWVMNDH, translated from the coding sequence ATGGCCACTAATCAGCAAAAAACAGCAGAGGGTCACAACCATTTTCCTTGGAGTCACGTAATTGGTTTTATCTCTTCGATTGTATTGACACTTGTAGCTTTATGGCTTGGATTATATACTGATTTTGCATTATCAGTAAAAATCGCTGTTGTTTTCACACTAGCATTCCTGCAGGCTGGCATCCAGCTATTTATGTTCATGCATATGACGGAATCAGAAAGCGGAAACGTTCAGGTCGTAAATACAGCATTCGCGATATTTGTTGCGGTTGTAACAGTTCTTGGATCTGTTTGGGTTATGAACGATCATTAA
- a CDS encoding DNA topoisomerase III, with product MGKIVVLAEKPSVGRDLARVLQCGKKGNGYFEGSTYIVTWALGHLVTHADPEAYSDSYKTWKMEDLPMLPQELKLVVIKKTSKQFHAVKALLNRKDVTEIVIATDAGREGELVARWIIEKAHIHKPIKRLWISSVTDKAIKEGFKKLKNGKEYENLFHSAVARAEADWIVGMNATRALTTKHNAQLSSGRVQTPTLAIIAEREIEIKQFKPKAYYGLKANTSAGLHLVWQDAKTKDIKTFDKEKIDSLNKQLADKDAVIISADKAYKKTFSPGLYDLTELQRDANKRFGYSAKETLSIMQKLYEQHKVLTYPRTDSRYLSSDIVETLSERVKACGVKPYAKAAMKILQKPIKGNPSFVDDSKVSDHHAIIPTEETVIASAFSDKERKIYDLVVKRFLAVLSPPFEYEQTTITCKIGQETFLAKGKVVLSQGWKEVYEFETDEEKEGLAEQKLPVLNKGDLLKIQSITQTKGETKPPARFNEATLLSAMENPAKYMSGNADLKKVIGETGGLGTVATRADIIEKLFNSFLVEKKGKELFVTSKGKQLLDLVPQDLKSPALTAEWEQKLTQIAKGKLSKQAFIQEMKGYAKTVVQEVKNSDKKFKHDNITGRKCPECGKLLLEVNGKKGKMFVCQDRECGYRKGVSRTTNARCPVCHKKLELRGEGEGQIFVCGCGHREKLSAFTERKKKTQNSKVSKKEVANYMKKQNDELSNPALADALSKLKFD from the coding sequence ATGGGAAAAATCGTCGTACTTGCAGAAAAACCCTCTGTAGGAAGGGATTTGGCAAGAGTTTTACAATGCGGAAAAAAAGGCAACGGATACTTTGAAGGCAGTACGTACATTGTTACCTGGGCGCTTGGGCATCTTGTGACGCATGCAGATCCTGAGGCTTACAGTGATTCTTATAAAACGTGGAAAATGGAAGACCTGCCAATGCTGCCGCAGGAACTGAAGCTTGTCGTTATTAAAAAAACAAGCAAACAATTTCACGCGGTTAAAGCTTTATTAAACCGGAAAGATGTAACGGAAATTGTCATTGCAACAGACGCAGGGCGGGAAGGCGAGCTTGTTGCAAGGTGGATTATTGAAAAGGCTCATATTCATAAACCGATTAAGCGTCTTTGGATTTCATCTGTAACGGATAAAGCCATTAAAGAGGGATTTAAAAAGCTGAAAAACGGCAAAGAATATGAAAATTTATTTCATTCTGCAGTCGCGAGAGCAGAGGCTGACTGGATTGTCGGCATGAATGCTACCCGTGCTTTGACAACAAAACACAATGCCCAGCTTTCATCAGGCAGAGTTCAAACACCTACACTTGCCATTATTGCAGAGCGGGAAATTGAAATTAAGCAATTTAAACCGAAGGCCTATTACGGTTTAAAAGCAAATACAAGCGCAGGCCTGCATCTAGTATGGCAGGATGCAAAAACGAAGGATATTAAGACGTTTGATAAAGAGAAAATCGATTCATTGAATAAACAGCTTGCTGACAAGGACGCAGTGATTATCTCTGCTGACAAAGCTTATAAGAAGACTTTTTCACCGGGCCTTTACGATTTAACAGAGCTGCAGCGTGATGCAAATAAACGGTTTGGCTATTCTGCTAAAGAGACTCTTTCCATTATGCAAAAGCTGTATGAACAGCATAAAGTTCTGACATATCCGAGAACAGACTCCCGATACCTCAGCTCAGATATTGTCGAAACGCTCAGCGAAAGAGTAAAAGCGTGCGGCGTAAAGCCATATGCAAAAGCAGCGATGAAAATTCTTCAAAAACCAATAAAGGGCAATCCTTCATTTGTAGATGACAGCAAGGTATCTGATCACCATGCCATCATTCCGACAGAGGAAACGGTGATTGCGTCTGCCTTCAGTGATAAGGAAAGAAAAATATATGATCTGGTTGTCAAACGGTTCCTTGCTGTTTTATCTCCCCCTTTTGAGTACGAACAAACGACCATTACTTGCAAAATTGGACAGGAAACGTTTCTTGCAAAAGGGAAAGTGGTTCTTTCCCAAGGATGGAAGGAAGTTTATGAGTTTGAAACGGATGAAGAGAAGGAAGGCCTCGCTGAGCAGAAACTTCCTGTACTGAATAAAGGGGACCTTTTAAAAATACAGTCCATTACTCAGACAAAAGGAGAAACAAAACCGCCTGCACGCTTTAACGAGGCAACTCTGTTGTCTGCTATGGAAAATCCGGCGAAGTATATGTCCGGCAATGCTGATTTAAAGAAGGTCATTGGTGAAACTGGGGGCCTTGGAACGGTAGCAACCCGTGCTGATATTATCGAGAAATTATTTAACAGCTTCCTAGTTGAAAAGAAAGGCAAAGAGCTATTCGTCACTTCAAAAGGAAAACAGCTGCTGGACCTTGTGCCGCAGGATTTAAAATCACCTGCGCTTACAGCTGAATGGGAGCAGAAACTGACGCAAATCGCAAAAGGAAAGCTGTCAAAGCAGGCTTTCATCCAGGAGATGAAGGGGTATGCGAAGACTGTCGTACAAGAAGTGAAAAATAGCGATAAGAAATTCAAGCATGATAACATCACAGGACGAAAATGTCCTGAGTGCGGAAAGCTGCTGCTTGAAGTGAACGGTAAAAAAGGCAAGATGTTTGTCTGTCAAGACAGAGAATGCGGGTATCGCAAAGGAGTGTCACGGACAACAAACGCAAGATGTCCTGTCTGCCACAAAAAGCTTGAACTGAGAGGCGAGGGCGAAGGGCAGATCTTTGTCTGCGGATGCGGCCACAGGGAAAAACTTTCTGCGTTTACAGAAAGGAAGAAAAAAACCCAAAACAGCAAAGTATCAAAAAAAGAAGTCGCGAATTACATGAAAAAACAAAATGATGAGCTTTCAAATCCGGCTTTAGCAGACGCTCTGTCAAAATTAAAATTTGATTAA
- the qoxC gene encoding cytochrome aa3 quinol oxidase subunit III, with protein sequence MEHAHHHEEHDPNLPLEYQSEIGRLNILGFWIFLGAEIALFATLFATYFVLAPMTADGPLPTDLFKIEGVLIMTFLLLTSSFTCGLAIHELRRHNQKGVILWTIITLALGLGFVGYEVYEFVEYVHHGATLQASAMWSGFFVLAGTHGLHVTIGIFWISFILMQVKKRGLTPQTSAKLFISSLYWHFLDVVWIFIFTGVYLLLMMGGLSPHGH encoded by the coding sequence ATGGAACATGCACATCATCATGAAGAACATGATCCAAATTTGCCTCTTGAATATCAATCGGAAATTGGCCGATTGAATATTCTGGGCTTCTGGATCTTCTTAGGTGCTGAAATTGCGCTGTTTGCAACGCTCTTTGCCACCTACTTTGTATTAGCACCTATGACAGCAGACGGACCGCTGCCAACTGATCTTTTCAAGATCGAAGGCGTATTGATTATGACGTTCCTGCTGTTAACAAGCAGTTTCACATGTGGTCTTGCTATTCACGAATTGCGTCGTCATAATCAAAAAGGCGTTATTTTGTGGACCATTATCACATTGGCACTAGGTTTAGGATTTGTCGGCTATGAAGTATATGAGTTTGTAGAATATGTTCACCATGGTGCTACATTGCAGGCTAGCGCAATGTGGTCTGGATTCTTTGTTTTGGCAGGAACCCATGGACTTCACGTCACTATCGGGATATTCTGGATTAGCTTTATCTTAATGCAAGTAAAGAAACGCGGGTTAACACCTCAAACATCTGCGAAGCTGTTTATCTCAAGTCTTTACTGGCATTTCCTAGACGTTGTCTGGATTTTCATCTTTACTGGAGTGTACTTGCTCCTTATGATGGGAGGATTAAGTCCACATGGCCACTAA
- a CDS encoding spore morphogenesis/germination protein YwcE, with the protein MDVFFVYLLIVSATPLFLWDQRKNLALLHIPFILLLWVYFGMYATMDLNMAMHVFGGSLFIINLVFAHVAAYLIYAKPIIKRKTDSKSNLDLIK; encoded by the coding sequence ATGGATGTATTTTTCGTATATTTACTTATTGTAAGTGCCACTCCGCTATTCTTGTGGGATCAGCGCAAAAATCTGGCACTCCTTCACATACCGTTTATTTTATTGCTTTGGGTGTACTTCGGCATGTATGCAACAATGGATCTGAATATGGCCATGCACGTATTTGGAGGTTCTCTATTCATTATTAATCTAGTTTTTGCACATGTTGCAGCCTATCTCATTTATGCAAAACCAATCATCAAACGCAAAACAGATTCTAAAAGCAATCTGGATCTCATTAAATAA
- a CDS encoding DUF1801 domain-containing protein: MHSEVQLYFRKAKEEHLEDMHMLRTKILSALPGAKEGFEYGFPVYYMNGEPLVGYAGRQEGLMFYVMNPNIVAAYHEDLATRITGKTCIIIKENSQTSKQTILRCIDNMLTDLMNKHVM; the protein is encoded by the coding sequence ATGCACTCCGAAGTACAGCTTTATTTCCGCAAAGCAAAAGAAGAACATCTGGAGGATATGCACATGCTCCGGACTAAGATTCTTTCAGCCCTGCCTGGGGCAAAAGAAGGATTTGAATACGGATTTCCCGTTTATTACATGAACGGTGAGCCCCTCGTCGGCTATGCCGGAAGACAAGAAGGTCTCATGTTTTATGTAATGAATCCGAACATCGTAGCAGCCTATCATGAAGACCTTGCAACCCGTATTACAGGGAAAACCTGTATTATTATAAAAGAAAATTCTCAAACTTCTAAGCAAACTATTTTAAGATGCATAGATAATATGCTAACAGATTTAATGAATAAGCATGTCATGTAG
- a CDS encoding ATP-grasp domain-containing protein: MSKVYIIHENEEWTVHLTKRLDELDVPYEEWHLDQGMINLSEAPPEGVFYNRMSASSHTRGHRFAPELTASVLSWLERHNRKVLNGSRAIQLEVSKVAQYMTLNEHGIETPKTIAAVGKEAILNASKEFEGQPFITKHNRAGKGLGVQLFHSVEALKQYVSGPNFEEPVDGITLIQQYIQAPEPYITRCEFVNGKFLYAVRVDTSEGFELCPADACQIGDLFCPVGEEVPEKPKFQIVEGFDDPIISKYESMLEANNIKVAGIEFIRDETGTIYTYDINTNTNYNGDAEAAAEKYGMLEIAKLLKTELEKTAVTA, encoded by the coding sequence TTGAGTAAAGTTTACATCATTCATGAAAACGAAGAGTGGACGGTTCACCTGACAAAAAGGCTGGACGAGCTTGATGTGCCTTATGAAGAATGGCATTTGGATCAAGGCATGATTAATTTATCTGAAGCGCCTCCAGAAGGGGTTTTTTATAACCGGATGAGTGCATCCTCTCACACTCGGGGTCACCGGTTTGCTCCCGAACTTACGGCATCTGTATTGTCCTGGCTTGAAAGACATAATCGGAAAGTATTAAATGGCAGCCGCGCGATTCAATTAGAAGTAAGCAAGGTTGCTCAATATATGACATTAAATGAACACGGGATCGAAACGCCAAAAACAATTGCTGCTGTTGGTAAAGAAGCAATTTTGAACGCATCAAAAGAATTTGAGGGCCAGCCGTTTATCACAAAGCATAACCGGGCGGGGAAAGGTCTTGGAGTTCAGCTGTTCCATTCAGTTGAGGCGTTGAAGCAATATGTTTCAGGTCCAAATTTTGAAGAGCCTGTGGATGGTATTACGTTAATTCAGCAATACATTCAAGCTCCAGAGCCATATATCACCCGCTGTGAGTTTGTAAACGGCAAGTTCCTTTATGCAGTGCGTGTGGATACTTCAGAAGGCTTTGAACTCTGTCCTGCTGATGCATGCCAAATTGGAGATTTGTTCTGCCCTGTTGGAGAAGAAGTGCCGGAAAAACCGAAGTTTCAAATTGTAGAAGGTTTTGATGATCCGATCATCTCTAAATATGAAAGCATGCTGGAAGCAAACAATATAAAGGTAGCTGGAATCGAATTCATCCGTGATGAAACCGGAACCATTTATACGTACGATATCAATACAAATACTAACTATAATGGTGACGCAGAGGCAGCAGCAGAGAAGTATGGCATGCTTGAGATTGCCAAGCTGCTTAAGACTGAATTGGAAAAGACAGCAGTGACAGCTTAA
- the qoxA gene encoding cytochrome aa3 quinol oxidase subunit II, giving the protein MFKLFKPFLALGLLLSVFLLGGCSELVILDPKGPVAAAQSDLILLSIGFMLFILAVVFVLFTLIVVKYRERKDNMEYEPPEMEGSKFLEIVWTVIPIIIVIALSIPTVQTIYALEEAPESSKDKAPLVIHATSVDWKWIFSYEEEGIETVNYLNIPEDRAVEFKLSSADTMTAFWIPQLGGQKYAMSGMQTKLFLQADEPGTYAGRNANFTGKGFERHTFNVEAMPEDKFEDWVEKTKDSAPELTQDQYDQLMLPGTTGKMTFSNTHLGWVDHSKDSEYAVRVREQSGYELHKHDEVDHLEKLDPNKEMNIDHSIKSEGHSEHGEDHSEQETDHSEHESEEQTEDHSAHDSH; this is encoded by the coding sequence GTGTTCAAGCTGTTTAAACCATTTTTAGCGTTAGGTCTATTACTCTCTGTTTTTTTACTCGGCGGATGCAGTGAACTCGTCATCCTAGATCCGAAAGGGCCAGTTGCAGCTGCACAAAGTGACCTTATTCTCTTGTCGATAGGTTTTATGCTATTCATTCTTGCTGTTGTTTTTGTTCTGTTTACTCTCATTGTTGTGAAGTATCGTGAGCGCAAAGACAACATGGAATATGAACCGCCTGAAATGGAAGGAAGCAAATTCCTTGAAATTGTATGGACGGTTATTCCAATCATTATCGTTATTGCACTTTCAATTCCTACAGTGCAAACCATCTATGCACTAGAAGAGGCTCCTGAGTCTTCAAAAGACAAGGCACCTTTAGTCATACATGCTACATCTGTTGACTGGAAATGGATTTTCTCTTATGAAGAAGAGGGAATTGAAACGGTTAACTACTTAAACATTCCTGAAGATCGTGCAGTTGAATTTAAACTATCTTCTGCTGATACGATGACAGCATTCTGGATTCCTCAATTAGGCGGACAGAAATATGCGATGTCAGGAATGCAGACAAAGCTTTTCCTTCAGGCAGATGAGCCTGGAACATATGCAGGACGAAATGCAAACTTTACAGGTAAAGGCTTTGAAAGACATACATTCAATGTAGAAGCTATGCCTGAAGATAAATTTGAAGACTGGGTAGAGAAAACAAAAGACTCTGCTCCTGAATTAACACAGGATCAATATGATCAGCTAATGCTTCCGGGAACAACTGGAAAAATGACATTCTCTAACACGCATCTTGGATGGGTGGATCACTCAAAAGACTCAGAGTATGCAGTAAGAGTCCGCGAGCAATCCGGCTATGAATTGCACAAGCATGATGAAGTGGATCATTTAGAGAAATTAGATCCAAATAAAGAAATGAACATCGATCATTCTATTAAATCAGAAGGTCATTCAGAACATGGAGAAGACCACTCCGAACAGGAAACAGATCATTCAGAACACGAATCAGAAGAACAGACTGAAGATCATTCAGCACACGATTCTCACTGA
- a CDS encoding YjiH family protein — protein MKFIIPSMLGILLFMVPIKYNDEVTIPIAILSGILQKALGDFLPAIMTVIIILTLIGTLFAKAAKPGFVKRSPFFTALFDVPVIWVFARLMGAIFAVLTLFKIGPEWIWSENTGGLLLNDLLPILFSVFFFAGLLLPLLLNFGLLELFGSLLAKFMRPVFKLPGRSSVDCVASWLGDGTIGVLLTSKQYEEGFYTKREAAIIGTSFSVVSITFSIVVISQVNLGYMFVPFYLTVTFAGIIAALVLPRIPPLSTKPDTYYHGQDEKITEAVPKGFTPFSWGYKQALVQADKNKSVISFFQDGTKNVLDMWMGVAPIVMSLGTLALIAAEFTPVFDWLGMPFIPLLELMQIPEAKEASKTLAVGFADMFLPTVLASEIASEMTRFIIACVSVTQLIYMSEVGGLLLGSKIPVSFKDLVIIFLLRTFITLPVIVGIAHMLF, from the coding sequence ATGAAATTTATCATCCCATCTATGCTTGGAATTTTATTATTTATGGTTCCAATTAAATATAATGATGAGGTTACCATTCCAATTGCCATCCTTTCTGGGATTCTCCAGAAGGCACTTGGTGATTTTTTGCCTGCCATTATGACAGTTATCATTATCTTAACTTTAATTGGTACTCTTTTTGCAAAGGCAGCTAAACCTGGTTTTGTTAAAAGAAGCCCTTTCTTTACAGCTTTGTTCGATGTTCCTGTAATATGGGTTTTCGCCCGATTGATGGGAGCTATCTTTGCCGTTCTGACATTATTTAAAATAGGCCCTGAATGGATTTGGTCTGAAAATACCGGCGGACTTCTCTTAAATGATCTTCTTCCCATTTTATTTTCAGTATTCTTTTTTGCAGGATTATTACTGCCTCTATTGCTGAATTTCGGTTTGCTTGAGCTTTTTGGCTCATTGCTTGCCAAGTTTATGAGACCTGTATTTAAATTGCCGGGCAGATCCTCTGTTGATTGCGTCGCATCCTGGCTTGGTGATGGAACAATTGGCGTATTGCTGACAAGTAAGCAGTACGAAGAAGGCTTCTATACAAAACGTGAGGCTGCCATTATTGGCACAAGTTTCTCTGTAGTTTCGATTACCTTCAGTATAGTTGTCATCTCTCAAGTAAACCTTGGATACATGTTTGTTCCCTTTTATTTAACTGTTACGTTTGCAGGAATTATTGCAGCTTTAGTTCTGCCTAGAATTCCTCCACTGTCCACTAAACCTGATACTTACTACCACGGTCAGGATGAAAAGATCACAGAAGCTGTGCCAAAAGGATTTACTCCATTTAGCTGGGGCTATAAACAGGCACTTGTTCAGGCAGATAAAAATAAGAGTGTCATTTCTTTCTTTCAAGATGGAACAAAGAATGTCCTTGATATGTGGATGGGTGTTGCCCCGATTGTGATGTCACTTGGAACACTTGCATTAATAGCAGCGGAGTTCACACCAGTATTTGATTGGCTAGGGATGCCATTCATTCCCCTGCTTGAATTGATGCAAATACCAGAAGCAAAAGAGGCATCCAAAACACTTGCTGTCGGATTTGCAGATATGTTCCTGCCTACTGTATTAGCGAGTGAAATCGCGAGTGAAATGACCAGATTTATTATAGCTTGTGTCTCTGTTACCCAGCTTATTTATATGTCCGAAGTCGGCGGGCTGCTTCTGGGTTCGAAAATCCCAGTTTCATTTAAAGATTTAGTGATTATTTTTCTGCTTCGAACATTCATTACACTTCCAGTTATTGTTGGAATTGCACATATGTTGTTTTAA